A single region of the Idiomarinaceae bacterium HL-53 genome encodes:
- a CDS encoding flagellar biosynthesis protein FlhF → MKIKRYFAKDMRSAIAEVKRTLGPEAVIMSSKTVNGGVELVAAFDPETTTLPPANATSQTPAEPSDIRGGTQKQQAIADSLEALLNRQQTTVEPAHEPAAAPDPIAAPEPIKKEALVEPVAQVAGKMVPETHILNEEEVAARFSAQENQMNGLRSDMAAIRALLEHQVSGLMWQEVERREPMRALLIRRLQKLGFTEQVADQMSCFIPEDLPQDEAWQQTLDLLQGQIHTTDNDILRKGGVVALVGPTGVGKTTTVAKLAARFARRHGPDSVAMITTDSYRIAAAEQLQTYGRIIGCTVKVAKDADELNVVLAQLRQRKLVLIDTAGMSQRDMRLSEQLQTLVRNTRLRIRPYLVLSATAQGSVQDEIVQRFRKLPLAGCILTKLDECLSLGEALSVSIQNSLPISYLTDGQRVPEDIKVAEAGDLISRAEKLAAERVSKPHEWEMEVSL, encoded by the coding sequence ATGAAAATTAAACGTTATTTTGCAAAAGACATGCGTTCAGCGATAGCAGAAGTCAAGCGTACTTTGGGACCTGAAGCCGTGATTATGTCGAGTAAAACGGTTAACGGCGGCGTGGAACTTGTCGCAGCTTTTGATCCAGAAACGACCACGCTACCGCCCGCGAATGCGACGTCGCAGACACCCGCAGAACCCAGTGATATTCGAGGCGGTACGCAGAAGCAACAAGCGATTGCCGACTCTTTGGAAGCGCTCCTTAATCGCCAGCAAACCACTGTAGAGCCCGCTCATGAGCCTGCTGCAGCACCTGACCCTATCGCGGCCCCAGAGCCGATCAAGAAAGAGGCGCTTGTAGAGCCTGTCGCTCAGGTCGCTGGTAAAATGGTTCCGGAAACTCATATTTTGAATGAAGAAGAAGTGGCGGCTCGATTCTCTGCCCAAGAGAACCAAATGAATGGCCTTCGCTCAGACATGGCAGCCATTCGTGCGCTGCTAGAGCATCAAGTTTCTGGCTTGATGTGGCAGGAAGTTGAGCGTCGCGAACCCATGCGCGCGTTATTGATTCGTAGGCTTCAGAAACTTGGCTTCACTGAGCAAGTTGCCGATCAAATGTCGTGCTTTATTCCAGAAGATTTACCTCAAGATGAAGCGTGGCAACAAACGCTTGATCTTTTACAAGGGCAAATTCACACCACAGATAACGATATTCTCCGTAAAGGGGGCGTGGTAGCGCTGGTTGGGCCTACAGGGGTTGGTAAAACGACAACAGTAGCGAAGCTTGCAGCGCGTTTTGCGCGTCGACATGGCCCAGACAGTGTCGCAATGATCACCACCGACTCATATCGAATTGCAGCAGCAGAACAATTGCAAACCTATGGCCGGATTATTGGGTGCACAGTGAAAGTTGCAAAAGACGCTGACGAACTCAACGTAGTGTTGGCGCAACTAAGGCAGCGTAAACTCGTGCTTATCGATACCGCGGGCATGAGCCAACGAGACATGCGTTTGAGTGAACAATTACAAACTTTGGTGCGTAATACCCGCTTACGAATTCGTCCATATTTGGTATTATCTGCAACCGCACAGGGCAGCGTGCAAGACGAAATCGTGCAACGGTTTCGCAAATTGCCATTGGCGGGGTGTATTTTGACCAAGCTTGACGAATGTCTTAGCCTGGGCGAAGCTTTAAGCGTAAGCATTCAAAACTCCTTGCCAATAAGTTATCTTACCGATGGACAGCGAGTACCAGAAGATATTAAAGTGGCAGAAGCAGGTGACTTAATTTCTCGCGCCGAGAAATTGGCCGCCGAACGAGTTTCCAAGCCGCATGAGTGGGAAATGGAAGTGTCGCTGTAG
- a CDS encoding prepilin-type N-terminal cleavage/methylation domain-containing protein: protein MENGFSLIELVVVAGILAALATAGVPAFNRWHFKQQYLFDVRQIHRLLTHTQQQARDLATDQTAAITAIPLHSQVSQRDNFMPQGHVQFTANRGMAGFSAGTIRVHHNAFPNHEVKIIVSAVGRIRICETEPLFHGVSPC from the coding sequence ATGGAAAATGGATTTTCACTCATCGAGCTCGTAGTGGTGGCAGGTATATTGGCGGCTTTGGCAACCGCCGGTGTGCCGGCATTCAATCGTTGGCATTTCAAACAGCAGTATCTTTTCGATGTTCGGCAAATACATCGACTCCTAACCCATACTCAGCAACAAGCACGCGATTTGGCAACAGATCAAACGGCTGCAATTACTGCTATTCCGCTGCATTCACAAGTCAGCCAGCGCGATAACTTTATGCCGCAAGGGCACGTTCAGTTTACGGCGAACCGGGGTATGGCTGGCTTTAGTGCCGGCACGATACGCGTCCATCACAATGCGTTTCCAAATCATGAAGTGAAAATTATTGTAAGTGCTGTTGGACGAATTCGCATTTGTGAAACAGAACCCTTATTTCATGGGGTGTCCCCATGTTAA
- a CDS encoding 4-hydroxy-3-methylbut-2-enyl diphosphate reductase — MKIILANPRGFCAGVDRAITIVEQALALFEPPIYVRHEVVHNKHVVNGLRDRGAVFVEELDQVPDDAIVIFSAHGVSRAVRDAASARGLKVFDATCPLVTKVHMEVTRASRRDHECVLIGHSGHPEVEGTMGQYFSEAGGIYLVESVADVATLNVKDPTQLHYMSQTTLSVDDTADIIDALRARFPSIQGPRKDDICYATQNRQDAVRELADEVDVLLVVGARNSSNSNRLRELGEKMGTRGYLIDSADCIEPAWLEGAKTVGVTAGASAPEVLVQEVVRWLQSHGGTQSAVEERSGREENVTFSIPPELRIL; from the coding sequence ATGAAAATCATTCTGGCCAATCCGCGTGGGTTTTGTGCCGGTGTCGACCGCGCAATCACGATTGTGGAACAAGCGCTCGCACTATTTGAGCCGCCTATCTATGTGCGTCATGAAGTGGTGCACAATAAGCATGTCGTAAACGGCTTGCGTGATCGCGGCGCGGTTTTTGTGGAAGAGCTCGATCAGGTTCCCGACGATGCGATTGTTATTTTTAGTGCGCATGGTGTCTCTCGAGCGGTTCGCGACGCAGCTTCGGCGCGTGGTTTGAAAGTATTCGATGCCACCTGTCCGTTGGTCACCAAGGTTCATATGGAGGTGACGCGGGCGAGTCGTCGTGACCATGAGTGCGTATTAATCGGGCACTCAGGGCATCCTGAAGTGGAAGGCACCATGGGGCAGTATTTTAGCGAAGCGGGTGGTATTTATTTAGTAGAGTCCGTCGCAGACGTCGCAACACTCAATGTAAAAGATCCTACGCAACTGCACTACATGAGCCAAACCACGCTTTCTGTAGACGATACTGCCGATATTATTGACGCGCTGCGGGCGCGGTTTCCGTCTATTCAAGGGCCGCGTAAAGACGATATTTGCTACGCAACACAAAACCGTCAGGACGCGGTGCGGGAGCTTGCGGATGAAGTCGATGTGCTTTTGGTGGTGGGTGCTCGCAACAGTTCGAACAGCAATCGCTTGCGCGAGCTTGGAGAAAAGATGGGAACGCGTGGTTATCTGATCGACAGTGCCGATTGTATTGAGCCGGCTTGGCTCGAAGGTGCGAAAACTGTGGGCGTTACCGCAGGTGCATCGGCGCCCGAAGTGCTCGTACAAGAAGTTGTGAGGTGGCTGCAAAGCCATGGAGGAACGCAATCCGCAGTAGAAGAACGTAGCGGCAGAGAAGAAAACGTCACGTTCTCGATTCCCCCTGAATTAAGAATCTTGTAA
- a CDS encoding FKBP-type peptidyl-prolyl cis-trans isomerase SlpA — protein sequence MADLKAIEAGSKVVLHFDLKLEDGSAADSTRVNGKPARLTMGDGNLTPNFEACLLGLKPGDKGEFTLPPEDAFGQPNPQNIYHVELSRFSSETPPEIGAIIGFTQPDGREVPGIIRNIDGHIVTVDFNHPLAGHKVTFAVEILSVE from the coding sequence ATGGCTGACTTGAAAGCAATCGAGGCAGGTAGCAAGGTTGTGCTGCACTTTGATTTAAAGCTTGAAGACGGCTCTGCGGCGGACAGTACCCGTGTGAATGGTAAGCCCGCGCGCCTCACCATGGGCGATGGCAATCTCACGCCTAACTTTGAAGCTTGCTTGTTGGGTTTAAAGCCAGGCGACAAAGGTGAGTTTACGCTGCCCCCAGAAGATGCGTTTGGGCAGCCGAATCCGCAAAATATTTATCATGTGGAACTCAGCCGTTTTTCGTCGGAGACACCCCCGGAAATTGGTGCGATTATTGGCTTTACCCAACCCGATGGGAGAGAAGTTCCCGGAATTATTCGTAATATCGATGGTCATATAGTCACTGTCGATTTCAATCATCCACTGGCGGGTCATAAAGTGACCTTTGCCGTGGAAATATTGAGTGTGGAGTAA
- a CDS encoding flagellar biosynthesis protein FlhA: MQQMAVVKGFYQNNKRHLLGAGTPIAVLAILAMVILPLPPLILDALFSFSITLSMMILLVAVYTRRPLEFASFPTVILIATVIRLALNIASTRVVLLNGHEGPDAAGNVIEAFGSVVIGGSYTVGIVVFLILVIINFVVITKGAGRISEVTARFTLDAMPGKQMSIDADLNSGLITQEEAKARREDITREADFYGSMDGASKFVKGDAVAGLLILAINLVGGVLIGTLQHGLSFGMAMETYALLTIGDGLVAQIPSLLMSTATAIVITRENADKDMGEQLNLQLASNPRVMIIVGSILFIMGIVPGMPHIAFLTMSAICIGVAYLRIKTMGDEKEGELVNEKRELAQTQAREVKEIGWDDVHQVDTIGLEVGYRLIPMVDKNQGGELLARIKGVRKKLSQELGFLVPPVHIRDNLDLGPNQYRITLLGVTFGEAEIRPDWELAINPGQVFGKLKGEATKDPAFGLDAIWIKPEDREHAQTLGYTVVDAATVVATHVSQILTNNAAQLVGHEETQQLLDLLSKQQPKLVEGLVPDVLSLSVITKVLQNLLNEAVPVRDFRTIIQTLAEYGPKSQDPDVLTAAVRISLRRLIVQEAAGGMEELPVITLAPELEQMLHQSLQMAGNEGAGIEPGLAERLQQSLKDAHQQQEMNGQPSVLLTSGMLRSTLSRFVRNSLQGLHVLSYQEIPDDKQIRIVSSIGQ, encoded by the coding sequence ATGCAGCAAATGGCGGTAGTCAAAGGGTTCTATCAGAATAATAAGCGACACTTATTAGGTGCAGGTACACCGATCGCCGTACTCGCTATCTTAGCGATGGTGATTTTACCGCTGCCTCCGCTCATTCTAGATGCGCTTTTCTCCTTTAGTATTACGCTGTCGATGATGATCTTGTTAGTTGCGGTCTATACCCGCAGACCCCTCGAATTCGCGTCTTTTCCAACAGTTATCTTGATTGCCACCGTGATTCGGTTGGCGCTCAATATCGCCTCGACTCGTGTCGTGCTCCTTAATGGTCATGAAGGGCCCGACGCTGCAGGAAACGTGATTGAAGCGTTCGGCTCAGTGGTGATCGGCGGGAGTTATACCGTCGGTATCGTCGTTTTCTTGATCCTGGTGATTATTAACTTCGTGGTCATTACCAAAGGTGCTGGACGTATTTCAGAAGTAACGGCACGCTTTACTTTGGACGCGATGCCCGGGAAGCAAATGTCGATCGATGCCGACTTGAATTCTGGGCTCATTACTCAAGAGGAAGCCAAAGCGCGGCGTGAAGATATTACGCGAGAAGCAGATTTCTACGGCTCCATGGACGGTGCAAGTAAGTTCGTTAAAGGGGACGCGGTTGCTGGTTTGCTGATCCTTGCCATCAACCTCGTGGGCGGTGTCTTAATCGGAACCCTTCAACATGGCTTGTCGTTTGGTATGGCAATGGAAACCTATGCCTTGCTGACGATAGGTGACGGTCTGGTTGCACAAATTCCATCACTCCTTATGTCAACTGCAACTGCCATTGTGATCACGCGTGAAAACGCTGACAAAGATATGGGTGAGCAGCTCAACTTGCAACTTGCGAGTAATCCGCGGGTTATGATTATTGTGGGTTCTATCTTATTTATCATGGGTATTGTACCCGGTATGCCACATATCGCTTTCTTAACCATGTCGGCTATTTGTATCGGCGTCGCTTATCTTCGCATTAAAACAATGGGAGACGAAAAAGAAGGTGAGCTGGTCAACGAGAAGCGCGAACTCGCTCAAACTCAAGCACGTGAAGTCAAAGAAATTGGCTGGGACGACGTACATCAGGTCGATACCATTGGACTTGAGGTGGGTTACCGACTGATACCAATGGTCGATAAGAACCAAGGTGGCGAGCTGTTGGCACGAATCAAAGGGGTTCGGAAAAAGCTTTCACAAGAGTTGGGCTTCTTGGTGCCGCCGGTTCATATTCGTGACAACTTAGATTTAGGTCCGAACCAATATCGTATAACGTTATTAGGCGTCACTTTTGGAGAAGCTGAGATTCGCCCCGACTGGGAGCTCGCGATTAATCCCGGCCAAGTGTTTGGTAAGTTGAAAGGCGAAGCGACTAAAGATCCAGCATTCGGATTAGATGCAATTTGGATTAAGCCGGAAGATCGAGAGCATGCTCAAACGCTTGGGTATACGGTCGTTGACGCGGCGACTGTGGTTGCGACCCATGTGAGCCAGATTCTCACCAACAACGCCGCCCAGCTGGTGGGGCACGAAGAAACACAACAACTTCTCGATTTGCTTTCCAAACAACAGCCTAAACTCGTGGAAGGCTTGGTACCTGACGTATTGAGTTTGTCGGTGATCACAAAAGTGCTGCAAAACCTTTTGAATGAAGCAGTGCCAGTGCGAGACTTCAGAACCATTATTCAAACCTTGGCGGAGTACGGACCGAAGAGCCAAGATCCGGATGTACTCACGGCTGCGGTGCGTATTTCGTTGCGTCGCCTCATTGTGCAGGAGGCTGCCGGTGGTATGGAAGAACTCCCCGTCATAACTTTGGCGCCAGAACTGGAACAAATGTTGCATCAGTCGCTACAAATGGCGGGCAATGAAGGCGCCGGTATTGAACCAGGACTTGCAGAGCGGTTGCAGCAAAGCTTGAAAGACGCGCACCAACAGCAAGAAATGAATGGTCAACCGTCGGTTCTTCTTACCTCAGGTATGCTAAGAAGCACGTTGTCACGCTTCGTACGCAATAGCTTGCAGGGTTTGCATGTGTTGTCTTATCAGGAAATTCCAGACGACAAGCAAATAAGAATTGTCAGCTCGATTGGGCAATAA
- a CDS encoding flagellar biosynthesis protein FlhG: MNDQASGLRRMMRRNQVKVIAVTGGKGGVGKTNVSLNMAVAMAGQGKRVLVLDADLGLANVDVVLGLRVEKNLSHVLAGECELDDILVKGPGGMYIVPATSGTRSMVELSPQEHAGLIRAFSTMRTEFDVLIVDTAAGISNMVLSFARAAQDVLVVVCDEPTSITDAYALIKVLSREHGVFRFKVVANMVRTMREGQVLFSKLTKVTDRFLDVALELAAIVPFDENLRKSVRKQQLLVEAFPRSPASLAFKALAQRAANWPIPAQAGGHLEFFIEQLVGQKESAQGVANE, translated from the coding sequence GTGAATGATCAAGCAAGCGGTTTAAGGCGGATGATGAGAAGAAATCAAGTAAAAGTCATCGCAGTGACTGGCGGAAAAGGCGGCGTTGGAAAAACGAACGTGTCGCTCAACATGGCTGTGGCTATGGCCGGTCAAGGAAAGCGTGTCTTAGTGCTTGATGCCGACTTAGGTCTTGCCAATGTGGACGTTGTACTTGGGTTACGCGTCGAAAAGAATTTGAGTCACGTGCTTGCCGGTGAATGCGAGCTCGACGACATTTTAGTGAAAGGCCCTGGCGGCATGTATATTGTGCCCGCAACCTCGGGCACACGCTCCATGGTCGAACTCTCGCCTCAAGAACACGCCGGTTTAATCCGCGCTTTCTCCACCATGCGTACAGAGTTCGACGTGTTGATTGTCGACACGGCAGCAGGTATCAGCAACATGGTGCTGAGTTTCGCTCGGGCAGCGCAAGACGTGCTGGTGGTGGTATGTGATGAACCCACGTCGATTACTGACGCCTACGCCCTCATCAAAGTATTGAGTCGAGAGCATGGGGTATTCCGCTTCAAAGTAGTCGCGAACATGGTGCGGACAATGCGTGAAGGCCAAGTTCTTTTTAGCAAACTCACGAAGGTAACCGACCGTTTCCTAGACGTTGCGCTAGAGCTTGCGGCCATTGTTCCTTTCGACGAAAACTTGCGAAAATCAGTTCGTAAACAGCAGCTCTTGGTGGAAGCATTTCCTCGTTCTCCGGCGTCGTTGGCGTTTAAAGCGCTCGCGCAACGGGCTGCCAACTGGCCTATTCCAGCACAAGCCGGTGGCCACCTTGAATTCTTTATCGAACAACTTGTAGGGCAGAAAGAGTCTGCGCAAGGGGTTGCAAATGAATAA
- a CDS encoding prepilin-type N-terminal cleavage/methylation domain-containing protein, producing the protein MNIAKKRGIAGFTLPEVMLAMTLGVTGALMLETAMRQWFAWELLERQQRATLELSEEAKATWHRIDWSKAPPQCTP; encoded by the coding sequence ATGAATATAGCTAAGAAGCGAGGCATCGCTGGGTTTACATTACCTGAAGTTATGCTCGCCATGACCCTCGGTGTAACCGGTGCGCTCATGTTGGAGACTGCCATGCGACAATGGTTTGCTTGGGAGCTTCTGGAACGACAGCAGCGCGCTACGCTCGAACTTAGCGAAGAAGCTAAAGCAACATGGCATCGTATTGATTGGTCAAAAGCGCCTCCGCAATGCACGCCATAA
- a CDS encoding two-component system, chemotaxis family, response regulator CheY encodes MKILVVDDFSTMRRIIKNLLRDLGFQNVSEADDGSTALPMLQNGEYDFVVTDWNMPGMQGIDLLRAIRADERLSHIPVLMVTAEAKREQIIEAAQAGVNGYIVKPFTAATLKEKLDKVFERLG; translated from the coding sequence ATGAAAATCCTCGTCGTCGACGACTTTTCGACGATGCGACGTATCATCAAAAATCTGTTACGAGATTTGGGTTTCCAAAATGTCTCGGAAGCAGATGATGGCAGCACAGCACTCCCGATGTTGCAAAACGGCGAATATGATTTCGTGGTAACCGATTGGAACATGCCAGGGATGCAAGGGATCGATTTGCTTCGTGCAATTCGAGCCGATGAGCGCTTGAGCCACATTCCGGTGTTGATGGTTACGGCAGAAGCTAAACGTGAACAGATCATCGAGGCCGCGCAAGCGGGTGTGAATGGCTATATTGTGAAGCCATTTACCGCCGCTACGTTGAAAGAGAAGCTCGATAAAGTATTCGAGCGTTTAGGTTAA
- a CDS encoding RNA polymerase, sigma 28 subunit, SigD/FliA/WhiG, whose amino-acid sequence MNKVAAYTSEARQQQQIVDSHTNLVKRIAHHMIARLPASVQVDDLIQAGMIGLLEAAKNFDHGKGASFETFAGIRIRGAMLDEIRRGDWAPRSVHRNSRMIADAVRQVENETGRDARDQEVAEKLGMGLEEYHHILNDVTSGRMIGIEDLGVSEDVLVSGAQSAEHDEPFADIEKNAFQHALVEAIKTLPEREALVLSLYYDEELNLKEIGQILDVSESRVSQIHSQAMVRLKSRMRTWTDE is encoded by the coding sequence ATGAATAAAGTTGCGGCATATACCTCCGAAGCAAGGCAACAACAGCAAATTGTTGATTCGCACACCAATCTTGTGAAGCGTATTGCGCACCATATGATCGCGAGGTTACCCGCAAGTGTTCAGGTAGACGATTTAATTCAGGCCGGTATGATAGGCCTGTTAGAAGCAGCAAAGAATTTCGATCATGGTAAAGGGGCAAGTTTCGAAACCTTTGCGGGTATTCGCATTCGCGGTGCCATGCTCGACGAAATTCGCCGAGGAGATTGGGCACCCCGCTCGGTGCATAGAAACAGTAGAATGATTGCCGATGCGGTCCGCCAAGTAGAAAATGAAACCGGTCGAGATGCGCGAGATCAAGAAGTTGCCGAAAAATTGGGTATGGGGCTTGAAGAATATCATCATATTTTGAATGATGTGACCTCTGGGCGTATGATTGGTATTGAAGATTTAGGGGTGTCAGAAGACGTATTGGTGTCTGGCGCGCAAAGTGCTGAACACGATGAACCCTTTGCCGATATAGAAAAGAATGCATTTCAACACGCGCTTGTGGAAGCAATTAAAACATTGCCAGAGCGCGAAGCGTTGGTTCTTTCGCTATACTACGATGAAGAATTGAATTTAAAAGAAATCGGGCAGATTCTCGATGTAAGTGAATCGCGAGTCAGCCAAATACATAGTCAGGCGATGGTGCGCTTGAAATCTCGCATGCGAACCTGGACTGACGAATAG
- a CDS encoding chemotaxis protein CheZ: MVPPVGTITLEQAQELVRLIEAGEQSQADQMVRQLADAGQDELFDSIGKLTRQLHDSLQDFLKDPRLSSLTEDELPDAQNRLQYVMQRTEDAANRTMDAVEASLPMAEEMGAEVRDIQPVWERLMSRDIELAEFKTLCHQVDDFIRRCGERSAHLHTLLTEVLMAQDFQDLTGQVIRRVIELVQEVEDQLISLLTIFGEDYNKAAKKHADSKPKDDTGPEGPVINPEERDDVVKGQDDVDDLLSSLGF; this comes from the coding sequence ATGGTCCCACCCGTCGGAACAATCACTCTAGAACAAGCGCAGGAGCTCGTGCGTTTGATCGAAGCTGGAGAGCAATCACAGGCTGATCAAATGGTGCGTCAACTTGCCGATGCTGGGCAAGACGAACTTTTCGATTCGATAGGTAAGCTCACGCGTCAATTACATGACTCGCTGCAGGATTTCCTTAAAGATCCGAGACTGTCTTCGCTCACTGAAGACGAACTTCCTGATGCGCAAAATCGCTTACAATACGTGATGCAGCGTACCGAAGACGCGGCGAATAGAACCATGGATGCGGTCGAGGCGTCATTGCCGATGGCTGAGGAAATGGGCGCTGAAGTGCGCGACATTCAGCCTGTTTGGGAGCGGCTCATGAGCCGTGATATCGAGTTGGCTGAATTCAAAACACTTTGCCATCAAGTCGACGACTTTATTCGTCGTTGCGGAGAGCGAAGTGCGCATTTGCACACATTGCTCACAGAAGTACTAATGGCACAAGACTTCCAAGACCTCACGGGACAAGTGATCCGTCGGGTAATTGAGCTCGTTCAAGAAGTAGAGGACCAACTTATCTCGTTACTCACCATTTTTGGCGAAGATTATAATAAAGCTGCCAAAAAACATGCCGATAGCAAACCTAAGGACGATACTGGGCCAGAAGGTCCCGTGATTAATCCTGAGGAGCGAGACGACGTGGTGAAAGGTCAAGACGACGTAGATGACTTGCTCTCAAGCCTGGGATTCTAG
- a CDS encoding two-component system, chemotaxis family, sensor kinase CheA, producing the protein MSFDVDEDILQDFLIEAGEILELLSEQLVELENDPDNRDLLNAIFRGFHTVKGGAGFLSLHALVDTCHGAENVFDTLRNGGRQVSPELMDVILKSLDTINDQFAAVQAREEPVPATDELLQALSVLSEPGEHMPGDVAGGEADESEILAGAAEEEESTPLDEEITLLSGDGGVDEITEDEFEALLDELHGGEKGEKGDKKAAPAPKAAAPKQSEAKPAGGGDEISDDEFEALLDELHGNKGAPKAASPAPKPPAAKDEKKPSGGGDEISDDEFEALLDELHGNKGAPKPAAAAQKPAPASAKPAPAAKPAAPAAKAPEAKAAEPKKDAPKAAAPAAETTVRVDTRRLDEIMNMVGELVLVRNRLLLLNSNSEDEDLNKAISNLDVVTGDLQGAVMQTRMQPIKKVFGRFPRVVRDLARSLKKEITLELSGEDTDLDKNLVEALADPLVHLVRNAVDHGVEMPDVREKNGKPRMGSVRLSASQEGDHILLAIEDDGAGMDAEKLKNIAIGKGILDPDAAARMSDEEAYNLIFAAGFSTKAEISDISGRGVGMDVVKTKISQLNGSVRIDSELGKGTRLEIKVPLTLAILPTLMVRVGPQVFALPLAAVNEIINVDLDLTNTVDGQLTMIVRQKAIPLFYLSKWLNRKPDPNFNKAEGHVVVVSLGTQQVGFVVDALIGQEEVVIKPLDRMLQGTPGMAGATITSDGGIALILDVPSLLKRYAKRYSKR; encoded by the coding sequence ATGAGCTTTGATGTCGACGAAGATATATTACAAGACTTTTTAATAGAGGCCGGAGAAATTCTGGAGCTCCTTTCTGAACAGTTAGTGGAGCTGGAGAACGATCCTGACAACCGTGACTTATTGAATGCCATTTTCCGAGGCTTCCATACGGTGAAAGGCGGTGCCGGTTTCTTGTCTTTGCATGCCTTGGTTGACACCTGTCACGGTGCGGAAAATGTATTCGACACGTTGCGTAATGGTGGGCGACAAGTAAGCCCTGAGCTTATGGACGTGATTTTAAAGTCACTCGATACCATTAACGATCAATTTGCGGCAGTACAAGCCCGAGAAGAACCCGTCCCCGCTACTGATGAGCTCTTACAAGCATTGAGCGTGTTGAGTGAGCCCGGCGAACACATGCCTGGTGATGTGGCCGGCGGTGAAGCCGATGAGAGTGAAATACTAGCAGGAGCAGCCGAGGAAGAAGAATCTACGCCTCTAGATGAAGAGATCACCTTACTTTCAGGTGACGGTGGGGTAGACGAAATTACTGAAGATGAATTCGAAGCATTGCTCGATGAGCTGCATGGTGGCGAAAAGGGCGAAAAAGGCGACAAGAAGGCCGCACCCGCTCCAAAAGCAGCTGCTCCGAAGCAGTCGGAAGCGAAACCAGCGGGCGGCGGCGACGAAATAAGCGATGACGAATTTGAAGCTCTATTAGACGAGCTTCATGGGAACAAGGGGGCGCCAAAGGCAGCGTCGCCAGCACCAAAACCACCGGCAGCCAAAGATGAAAAGAAACCTTCGGGCGGTGGTGATGAAATTAGTGATGATGAGTTTGAAGCACTGCTAGACGAATTGCACGGTAATAAAGGCGCGCCCAAGCCTGCGGCGGCAGCTCAGAAGCCCGCTCCGGCAAGTGCTAAACCTGCGCCTGCAGCAAAACCAGCAGCGCCGGCGGCCAAAGCGCCGGAAGCAAAAGCAGCAGAACCGAAAAAGGACGCACCAAAAGCGGCTGCTCCTGCCGCGGAGACTACAGTACGTGTTGATACCCGCCGCCTTGACGAAATTATGAACATGGTCGGTGAGCTGGTCTTGGTTCGGAACCGGTTGTTGTTATTGAACAGTAACTCGGAAGACGAAGACCTGAATAAAGCAATCTCGAATCTTGATGTCGTCACGGGCGATCTGCAAGGTGCGGTGATGCAAACGCGTATGCAACCTATCAAGAAAGTTTTCGGCCGCTTCCCGCGCGTTGTGCGCGATCTTGCGCGTAGCTTGAAAAAAGAAATTACGCTCGAGCTGTCGGGTGAAGACACCGATTTGGATAAAAACCTCGTGGAGGCTTTGGCCGATCCGCTCGTGCATTTAGTGCGTAACGCGGTGGACCACGGGGTTGAAATGCCTGACGTGCGGGAGAAGAACGGCAAACCGCGCATGGGAAGCGTGAGACTAAGTGCGTCTCAAGAAGGCGACCATATTCTGCTTGCGATCGAAGACGATGGCGCGGGTATGGATGCCGAGAAGTTAAAGAATATTGCGATTGGTAAAGGCATACTTGACCCGGACGCAGCCGCGCGCATGAGCGATGAAGAAGCGTATAATCTGATCTTCGCTGCCGGGTTCTCCACGAAAGCTGAGATTTCTGATATCTCCGGTCGTGGTGTAGGTATGGACGTGGTGAAAACCAAAATCAGCCAGCTTAACGGTTCGGTGCGTATCGACTCAGAACTAGGCAAAGGTACGCGTCTTGAAATTAAAGTGCCGCTCACGCTCGCTATTTTACCAACGCTTATGGTGCGTGTAGGGCCGCAAGTATTTGCATTACCGCTTGCAGCTGTGAATGAAATTATTAATGTTGATCTTGACCTCACCAATACGGTTGATGGTCAGCTCACCATGATTGTTAGACAAAAAGCGATACCACTGTTCTATTTGAGTAAGTGGTTGAATCGAAAACCAGATCCGAACTTTAATAAAGCTGAAGGGCACGTCGTTGTGGTGTCGCTTGGTACACAACAAGTCGGGTTCGTGGTCGATGCATTAATAGGGCAAGAAGAGGTCGTGATTAAGCCTCTCGATCGTATGTTGCAGGGCACGCCGGGTATGGCGGGTGCAACTATTACGAGCGACGGCGGTATTGCGCTAATTCTTGACGTTCCAAGTTTATTAAAGCGGTACGCTAAACGCTATTCAAAACGCTAA